TAGCTAGAGTAGAAGATAAGGATAATATACTTTGTATTGGTGGAGGTGCAGTACCATGTACTGCCCTTCAAATGGCCATGGAAACAGGAGCTAAGGTTCATGTAATAGATATAGATCCTATAGCAGTATACAATGCTAAAAACCTGATTAACAAAAAAGGTCTAAGTCATAGGATTCAAGTATCCAATAAAAATGGACAAGAAATAGATATAAGAGATTATGATGTCATTCATGTCGCACTACAAGTAAGTCCAAAAGAAAAGGTTTTGGAAAACTTATGGAAAAAAGCAAGAAAAGGGACAAAAATAGTAGTGAGAATGCCTAAAAAAGGTTTAAATTACTTTTATTCTAGTCTATCTTGTGGATTTTTGGAAACAAATGATATAAATTGTGAAAGATGTTCAGCAAAAAAAGGAATAAACACTATGGATAGGACACTACTTATGGTTAAAAATTAGGTGATTTTATGAAAAAGAATCTATTGTACTGCTTAGGAGCTGTGGCG
Above is a window of Clostridiisalibacter paucivorans DSM 22131 DNA encoding:
- a CDS encoding nicotianamine synthase family protein: MIRAWTKWMEKRISNSNFFIDMYELYYKNVVKNEIRLARVEDKDNILCIGGGAVPCTALQMAMETGAKVHVIDIDPIAVYNAKNLINKKGLSHRIQVSNKNGQEIDIRDYDVIHVALQVSPKEKVLENLWKKARKGTKIVVRMPKKGLNYFYSSLSCGFLETNDINCERCSAKKGINTMDRTLLMVKN